The Diaphorobacter ruginosibacter genome contains a region encoding:
- a CDS encoding peptidylprolyl isomerase, with protein MNLSRHWAAAAVGLCFSAGVWAAAPVVVLEVGSVKITDQDILASIPVGAPESQRKQMLQSEQGIAQTAKNLAARRLLALEAQKNGLAAQPIVKARQKLADEKTLSDARITQFEEANKPDAKAIDDYARSEYKANPKAFTLPEETRVRHILIEGDTPEAKAKAEKLLAQIKSGSDFAKLAQDNSQDAGSAPSGGDLGFGPASRYVPEFSKAMDALKTNGQVSDLVKTQFGWHIIKLEDRKPSRVLPYEEVGERLREAASKRLVTDKRLAMTNGLIKDAKINEEAIKALGAAAAK; from the coding sequence ATGAATCTTTCTCGTCATTGGGCTGCTGCTGCAGTAGGCTTGTGCTTTTCCGCTGGTGTTTGGGCTGCTGCCCCAGTGGTGGTGCTTGAAGTTGGTTCCGTTAAGATTACGGATCAGGATATTCTGGCGAGCATTCCCGTGGGAGCTCCCGAATCTCAGCGCAAGCAAATGTTGCAGAGCGAGCAAGGCATAGCGCAAACCGCGAAAAATCTCGCAGCTCGTCGCTTGCTTGCACTTGAGGCTCAGAAGAATGGCCTGGCTGCACAGCCTATCGTCAAGGCCCGCCAGAAATTGGCTGACGAAAAGACACTGTCCGATGCGCGGATCACACAGTTTGAAGAAGCCAACAAGCCGGATGCCAAGGCCATTGATGACTATGCGCGCTCTGAATACAAGGCCAATCCCAAGGCATTCACTCTTCCCGAGGAAACACGTGTTCGGCACATCCTGATCGAGGGTGATACGCCCGAAGCCAAGGCCAAGGCGGAGAAACTGCTGGCGCAGATCAAGAGTGGCAGTGATTTTGCCAAACTGGCTCAGGACAACTCGCAAGATGCCGGTAGCGCTCCCAGTGGAGGTGATCTCGGCTTTGGACCCGCCTCCCGCTATGTTCCCGAATTCAGCAAGGCGATGGATGCATTGAAGACCAACGGCCAAGTCAGCGACTTGGTGAAAACGCAGTTTGGCTGGCACATCATCAAGCTGGAGGATCGCAAGCCTTCGCGTGTGCTCCCATATGAAGAAGTAGGCGAGCGCTTGCGCGAGGCTGCGTCCAAGCGCCTAGTCACCGACAAGCGCTTGGCCATGACCAACGGCCTCATCAAGGACGCCAAGATCAACGAAGAGGCGATCAAGGCTTTGGGCGCAGCTGCCGCCAAGTAA
- a CDS encoding ABC transporter permease, which produces MGTFLSELAQLWRLRGLVAVLTRREVVARYQGSAAGVLWAYIQPLLTVAAYYLVFDVVFAMRLGEHAPTTRVGTYLIVGSLAWMAFCDAFGRGTNSLLDAGGLLQKNALPPIIFPARTVLASTVVFGPMLLLLTLAYAPVHHFALPVIAVIPLLLLQVMMTFVLAYLFAIMAAALRDTVQMVGFALQIGIFVSPVLFPMTMFPAAWRWVLWINPMTPVVSGWQTILLQGAWPSWHVWLALVLWIGGAAALLSVAVRRSHDQLVDWL; this is translated from the coding sequence ATGGGCACCTTTCTGTCAGAACTCGCGCAACTGTGGCGCTTGCGTGGGCTTGTTGCCGTTCTCACGCGGCGGGAAGTCGTGGCGCGATACCAGGGCTCGGCGGCGGGGGTGCTGTGGGCCTATATTCAGCCGCTGCTGACGGTGGCTGCCTACTATCTGGTATTCGATGTGGTGTTTGCGATGCGCCTGGGCGAGCATGCGCCCACCACACGTGTCGGCACCTATCTGATCGTTGGTTCGCTCGCCTGGATGGCGTTCTGCGATGCGTTCGGGCGTGGCACCAACAGCCTGCTCGATGCCGGCGGGTTGCTGCAGAAGAATGCGCTTCCTCCGATCATCTTTCCGGCGCGTACCGTGTTGGCCAGCACAGTGGTGTTCGGCCCGATGCTGCTGCTGCTCACGCTGGCCTATGCGCCGGTGCATCACTTTGCCCTGCCCGTGATTGCGGTGATTCCGCTGCTGCTGCTGCAGGTGATGATGACTTTCGTGCTCGCGTATCTGTTCGCGATCATGGCCGCGGCCTTGCGCGATACGGTGCAGATGGTCGGTTTTGCGCTGCAGATCGGTATCTTTGTCTCGCCCGTGTTATTCCCGATGACGATGTTCCCGGCCGCCTGGCGTTGGGTGTTGTGGATCAATCCGATGACGCCCGTGGTTTCGGGCTGGCAGACGATTCTGCTGCAAGGTGCGTGGCCGTCCTGGCATGTGTGGCTGGCCCTGGTGTTGTGGATCGGTGGTGCGGCCGCGCTGCTCTCCGTGGCGGTGCGCCGCAGCCATGACCAACTGGTGGATTGGCTATGA
- a CDS encoding ABC transporter ATP-binding protein produces the protein MNVQATTQGTPVRNGENPNEVVLRVSHVSKEYKLYDSPRERFKALFSNKVRHRSHWALKDISFELKRGQCVGVVGDNGAGKSSLLKLLAGTMRPSSGTVDRVGRVTAILELGAGFHPEFSGRDNLYFAGSLIGISHEEMKQLEPGIIAFSELGDAMDRAVKTYSSGMTVRLAFALVTAVPPDVLIIDEALAVGDQHFQKKCVARIMEFRDNGCTILFCSHSSYHIRHLCDQAIWLKGGQVMEMGPTEAVMGSYEMHSRLRADAPQPPQQSLPLAEPGDESDIALNAVDDDLPEPQASGTRMQANPDAMGASLLSVTISDLGEGKPPLLESVDLEVTFLVRGRGEERPNLGFMIEQSQGTGITSLATHEEGAHPVRQPDGTWRSVLRFPNLPLHSGEYVVSAYLFDESGLVLYDAWLHYQHFRFVSPTLMPGLVRLPHEWT, from the coding sequence ATGAACGTGCAGGCAACGACACAGGGTACTCCGGTGCGCAACGGCGAAAATCCGAACGAGGTGGTGCTGCGCGTCAGCCACGTCAGCAAGGAATACAAGCTCTACGATTCGCCGCGCGAGCGCTTCAAGGCGCTGTTCAGCAACAAGGTGCGCCATCGCAGCCATTGGGCATTGAAGGACATCTCTTTCGAGCTCAAGCGTGGCCAATGCGTGGGTGTGGTGGGCGACAACGGCGCGGGCAAGAGCTCGCTGCTCAAGCTGCTCGCCGGCACGATGCGGCCAAGCTCCGGCACGGTAGACCGCGTGGGGCGTGTCACCGCGATCCTGGAGCTGGGGGCGGGATTCCATCCCGAGTTCAGCGGTCGTGACAATCTTTATTTCGCGGGCAGCCTCATCGGTATCAGCCATGAGGAGATGAAGCAGCTCGAACCCGGCATCATCGCGTTCTCCGAACTCGGCGACGCCATGGACCGTGCGGTGAAGACCTATTCGTCGGGCATGACGGTGCGGCTTGCGTTCGCTTTGGTCACGGCGGTGCCGCCGGATGTGCTCATCATCGATGAGGCATTGGCGGTCGGCGATCAGCATTTTCAGAAGAAATGCGTGGCGCGCATCATGGAGTTCCGCGACAACGGCTGCACCATCCTGTTCTGCTCGCACAGCTCGTACCACATCCGCCATCTCTGCGATCAGGCCATCTGGCTCAAGGGCGGGCAGGTGATGGAGATGGGGCCGACCGAGGCCGTCATGGGCTCGTACGAAATGCACAGCCGCCTGCGCGCCGATGCACCGCAGCCGCCGCAACAATCGTTGCCGCTGGCGGAGCCAGGCGACGAATCCGACATCGCTCTCAATGCCGTGGATGACGATCTGCCCGAGCCGCAGGCCTCCGGCACCCGCATGCAGGCGAATCCCGATGCCATGGGCGCGAGCCTGTTGTCGGTGACGATTTCCGATCTGGGCGAAGGCAAGCCGCCGCTGCTCGAGAGCGTGGATCTGGAGGTGACCTTCCTCGTGCGCGGCCGCGGCGAGGAGCGCCCGAACCTGGGTTTCATGATCGAGCAATCGCAGGGCACGGGCATCACCTCGCTGGCCACGCACGAGGAGGGCGCCCACCCCGTGCGCCAACCCGACGGTACGTGGCGCTCGGTGCTGCGCTTTCCGAATCTGCCGCTGCACAGTGGCGAATACGTGGTCAGTGCCTACCTGTTCGATGAAAGCGGTCTCGTGCTATACGATGCATGGCTGCACTACCAGCATTTCCGTTTTGTTTCGCCTACGCTCATGCCGGGCCTTGTCCGCCTGCCGCATGAGTGGACCTGA
- a CDS encoding class I SAM-dependent methyltransferase, translating into MSSENASTTTPDPVTQARTLMGRGEMEAAGQLLVAARDVAATRLAAHNLIEEHFPLLSYGQWMGCPCQISEADDIFKFFAAHPSSLNPIRDYLADGWRTLSELVLLLEEVGHPLLKTRSVLEFASGHGRFTRHLVKALGADRVVANDVVVDSVDFSRKTFGVEGFVSPSVPEQVQWDKQHDLVFVLSLFTHLPASTWSRWLRRIYDMVAPGGVLVFTTHGAEAVFKQNVTLDENGYFFVASSESNAIDGQEYGTTFTSEAFVRARIAETLPDARLLKVAERQFWHHQDAIVIEKP; encoded by the coding sequence ATGTCCTCCGAAAACGCCTCCACGACGACACCCGACCCCGTCACCCAGGCCAGGACCCTGATGGGCCGTGGCGAGATGGAGGCCGCGGGGCAGCTGCTGGTGGCTGCGCGCGACGTGGCCGCGACGCGCCTGGCTGCCCATAACCTCATCGAGGAACACTTCCCGCTGCTGTCCTATGGGCAGTGGATGGGCTGTCCGTGCCAGATCTCCGAAGCGGATGACATCTTCAAGTTCTTTGCGGCCCATCCGTCGAGCCTGAACCCCATCCGCGACTATCTGGCCGATGGCTGGCGCACCCTCTCCGAGCTGGTGCTGCTGCTGGAGGAGGTGGGGCACCCGCTGCTGAAAACCCGGAGCGTGCTGGAGTTCGCAAGCGGCCATGGCCGTTTCACCCGCCATCTGGTGAAGGCCCTGGGGGCCGATCGCGTGGTGGCGAACGATGTGGTGGTCGATTCGGTCGATTTCTCACGCAAGACGTTCGGCGTGGAGGGTTTCGTGTCGCCCTCCGTGCCCGAGCAGGTGCAGTGGGACAAGCAGCACGACCTGGTGTTCGTGCTGTCGCTGTTCACCCATCTGCCCGCATCGACCTGGTCGCGCTGGCTGCGCCGCATCTACGACATGGTTGCGCCCGGTGGTGTGCTGGTGTTCACGACGCACGGCGCGGAAGCCGTGTTCAAGCAGAACGTGACGCTGGACGAGAACGGCTATTTCTTCGTCGCCTCGAGCGAGTCGAACGCCATCGATGGCCAGGAGTACGGCACGACCTTCACGTCGGAGGCGTTCGTTCGGGCGCGCATTGCCGAGACCCTGCCCGAC